From Halapricum desulfuricans, a single genomic window includes:
- a CDS encoding ABC transporter permease: MRTARWVERAALPAGFLATLVTLLGVFYYPVGTVLSESVREAGRFTLDPLLAVLTDPFYTGVAHHLFADPLGVPAGLLEWITAGFSPIAFGLFGFTAYQAALSTAASVLLGLPGAYVLARYEFRGRRTLRSLTIVPFVLPSIMVAVGFLAMFGRTGLLNDLLSVAGLGPVELTFTLQLIVLAHAFYNAPLVTRLVATAWESVDRRQVETARAMGASRLGAFRDVVLPALLPALLTASLLTFVFTFMSFPIVLALGGLDLATVEVWIYARVQALDLSEAATLATLETVLSLALTYLYLRYEARQRSASGAGQPLPRKSLAIGWDTLRSPVRLAIAGYGVVVAVVFVGPLLSLLIESVTTPDGTFTTAYYEFLLARQTSTAVGTTKPLPAIVNSLVYGAGTLLLAVPMGVVVAVVATRGGRGSRLAEALLTAPLAVSGIVVGLGLLQTFVFGTVLFGYRITAAGPVAIVFAHAAAAYPFVTRNVAPALGGLDSRFRDAARSLGASRLRALVEIELPLVATAVLAGAAFAFAISIGEFDSTVLLAEGVDSYTMPVALERYVGNRSLGPNLGPATAMGTVLLFITSLSFVAIDRLGGRWEP, encoded by the coding sequence ATGAGGACTGCGAGGTGGGTCGAACGCGCGGCACTCCCCGCGGGCTTTCTCGCCACGCTCGTGACACTGCTGGGCGTGTTTTACTATCCGGTTGGCACTGTTCTCTCCGAGTCCGTCCGCGAGGCCGGCCGTTTCACTCTCGATCCGCTACTCGCTGTCCTGACTGATCCGTTCTATACCGGAGTTGCCCACCACCTGTTTGCCGATCCGCTCGGCGTCCCGGCGGGGCTGCTCGAGTGGATCACGGCCGGATTCTCGCCGATCGCGTTCGGGCTGTTCGGGTTCACGGCCTATCAGGCGGCACTTTCGACGGCTGCGAGCGTCCTGCTTGGGTTGCCCGGCGCGTACGTCCTCGCGCGGTACGAGTTTCGGGGTCGGCGGACCCTGCGGTCGCTGACGATCGTCCCCTTCGTACTGCCGTCGATCATGGTCGCCGTGGGCTTTCTCGCGATGTTCGGCCGGACTGGTCTGCTCAACGACCTGCTGAGCGTCGCCGGACTCGGCCCGGTGGAACTGACGTTTACGCTGCAATTGATCGTGCTGGCGCACGCCTTCTACAACGCGCCGCTGGTGACTCGTCTGGTGGCGACGGCCTGGGAGTCGGTCGACCGCCGGCAGGTCGAGACCGCCCGAGCGATGGGTGCCTCTCGACTGGGGGCGTTCCGGGACGTGGTGCTGCCGGCCCTGCTGCCGGCACTGCTGACCGCGTCGCTGTTGACGTTCGTGTTCACGTTCATGTCGTTCCCGATCGTGCTGGCGCTGGGCGGCCTTGACCTCGCGACCGTCGAGGTCTGGATCTACGCCCGCGTCCAGGCGCTGGACCTGAGCGAGGCGGCCACGCTCGCCACGCTCGAAACCGTTCTCTCGCTGGCGCTGACCTACCTCTATCTGCGCTACGAGGCGCGCCAGCGCTCGGCCAGCGGTGCTGGTCAGCCCCTCCCTCGCAAGTCCCTCGCGATCGGGTGGGACACGCTTCGCAGTCCGGTCCGGCTGGCGATCGCCGGCTACGGCGTGGTCGTGGCCGTCGTGTTCGTCGGCCCGCTTCTCAGTCTGTTGATCGAGAGCGTCACTACGCCCGATGGCACGTTCACGACCGCCTACTACGAGTTCCTGCTCGCCCGGCAGACTTCGACGGCCGTCGGGACCACCAAACCGCTGCCGGCGATCGTCAACTCGCTGGTCTACGGGGCCGGGACGCTCTTGTTGGCGGTCCCGATGGGGGTCGTCGTCGCCGTCGTCGCCACCCGCGGTGGCCGCGGGAGTCGGCTCGCGGAAGCGCTGCTCACGGCGCCGCTCGCGGTCAGTGGGATCGTCGTCGGACTCGGCTTGCTCCAGACGTTCGTGTTCGGCACGGTCCTCTTCGGCTATCGGATCACCGCCGCCGGGCCCGTGGCAATCGTCTTCGCCCACGCCGCCGCTGCGTATCCCTTCGTGACGCGCAACGTCGCGCCTGCGCTGGGCGGTCTCGATTCGCGGTTCCGGGACGCTGCCCGATCGCTGGGTGCGAGCCGGCTGCGCGCGCTCGTCGAGATCGAGCTCCCGCTGGTGGCCACGGCGGTGCTTGCGGGGGCGGCCTTCGCCTTCGCGATCAGCATCGGCGAGTTCGATTCGACGGTCTTACTCGCGGAGGGCGTCGACAGTTACACGATGCCGGTCGCGCTCGAACGCTACGTCGGGAACCGATCGCTGGGCCCCAACCTCGGCCCGGCGACCGCGATGGGAACCGTTTTGCTTTTCATCACCAGCCTGAGTTTCGTCGCGATCGATCGGCTGGGCGGGCGGTGGGAACCGTGA
- a CDS encoding thiamine ABC transporter substrate-binding protein codes for MDRRTFIKTAGAGSLIALAGCSMTETNDGPGNDGTTTGTVPGASPPSGTLTVATYSSFTGDGTAGNYLKSAFEAEYPDVTVEFEVPENGVNQYIQRKQSGAGIDADLYVGLNTGELVRADDELDSSLFMHSRDYLGRGYALKSDLQIDPRGRAVPYDTGYISLVYDEGAINAPETFDDLLEPEYEDALITQDARQSDPGRAFVLWTIDAKGEDGYLDYWSQLDDNGVTVTDDWEPAYNAYMNEEAPMVVSYSTDQVYYHGEGVDMSRHQVGFINDQGYANPEAVARFADTDQPALARQFIDFMLWPEHQAQIAERNVQFPAVTDAQLSEEFGQYAYEPPEAVTFDYDRLQGNVDTWIDDWAREVVSN; via the coding sequence ATGGATCGACGGACCTTCATCAAGACGGCCGGTGCCGGTTCCCTGATCGCGCTCGCAGGGTGTAGCATGACGGAGACGAACGACGGGCCGGGAAACGACGGGACGACAACGGGAACGGTCCCGGGTGCTAGCCCACCGAGCGGGACGCTCACCGTCGCGACTTACTCGTCGTTTACCGGCGACGGCACGGCCGGTAACTATCTCAAGTCCGCGTTCGAGGCGGAGTACCCGGACGTGACTGTCGAGTTCGAGGTGCCCGAGAACGGCGTCAATCAGTACATCCAGCGCAAGCAGTCCGGAGCCGGTATCGACGCCGATCTCTACGTCGGTCTCAACACCGGCGAACTCGTCCGCGCGGACGACGAACTCGATTCGTCGCTGTTCATGCACTCCCGGGACTATCTCGGGCGCGGATACGCGCTCAAATCGGATCTGCAAATCGACCCTCGCGGCCGTGCTGTCCCCTACGACACCGGGTACATCAGTCTGGTCTACGACGAGGGCGCTATCAACGCGCCGGAAACCTTCGACGACCTGCTCGAACCCGAATACGAAGACGCACTCATCACCCAGGACGCACGTCAGTCGGATCCGGGACGGGCGTTCGTGCTCTGGACGATCGACGCGAAAGGCGAGGACGGCTACCTCGATTACTGGTCGCAACTGGACGACAACGGCGTCACGGTGACCGACGACTGGGAACCGGCCTACAACGCATATATGAACGAGGAGGCTCCGATGGTCGTCTCCTACTCGACAGACCAGGTCTACTACCACGGCGAGGGCGTCGATATGTCCCGTCATCAGGTCGGGTTCATCAACGATCAGGGCTACGCCAACCCGGAGGCGGTAGCCCGGTTCGCCGATACCGATCAACCCGCTCTCGCACGACAGTTCATAGACTTCATGCTCTGGCCGGAACACCAGGCCCAGATCGCCGAACGGAACGTCCAGTTCCCCGCCGTCACCGACGCCCAACTCAGCGAGGAATTCGGACAGTACGCCTACGAACCGCCCGAAGCCGTGACCTTCGACTACGACCGCCTGCAGGGCAACGTCGACACGTGGATCGACGACTGGGCTCGCGAGGTCGTCAGCAACTGA
- a CDS encoding carboxymuconolactone decarboxylase family protein, giving the protein MTSPEDVVAEKKENVQAFAGEADSIESFMGFVHNAESGGALDAKTKELMSLALGVTLRCEDCIVWHLDAALEAGATEAEIVEALEIAVVMGGGPALMYATEAYETLQDFDT; this is encoded by the coding sequence ATGACGTCACCAGAAGATGTGGTCGCGGAGAAGAAAGAGAACGTACAGGCGTTCGCCGGTGAGGCGGACTCGATCGAGTCGTTCATGGGGTTCGTCCACAACGCCGAGAGCGGCGGCGCGCTGGACGCGAAGACCAAGGAACTGATGTCGCTGGCGCTCGGCGTCACGCTTCGGTGTGAGGACTGTATCGTCTGGCACCTCGATGCGGCACTGGAGGCCGGTGCCACGGAGGCCGAAATCGTCGAAGCCCTCGAGATCGCCGTCGTCATGGGCGGCGGCCCGGCGCTGATGTACGCCACCGAGGCCTACGAGACGCTGCAGGACTTCGATACGTAG
- a CDS encoding lipoate--protein ligase family protein codes for MNLRVVDSGTYSEPVQQALERVLIDRLGDGEIEPTLRFWYRDGPAVPLGRFQAYADEVAADYVAKHDVDVVRRITGGGAMYVEPGAVITYSLYLPRSAVSDDVEASYAELDQFAIDALRGLGLDVRHEPLNDIAHPDGKIGGAAQLRTDDAVVHHTTMSYALDIAEMLRVLRIGEEKVSDKAVASAEKRVARINDHVDASRSEVIETMIDTAGDSYATVEGELSESTLADARTLADEQFATDEWNRQL; via the coding sequence ATGAACCTTCGCGTCGTCGACTCGGGCACGTACAGCGAACCGGTCCAGCAGGCCCTGGAACGCGTATTGATCGATCGGCTGGGAGACGGCGAGATCGAGCCGACGCTGCGGTTCTGGTATCGTGACGGCCCCGCGGTGCCGCTGGGCCGGTTTCAGGCCTACGCCGACGAGGTCGCGGCCGACTACGTCGCGAAACACGACGTCGACGTGGTGCGCCGGATCACCGGCGGCGGCGCGATGTACGTCGAACCGGGCGCAGTGATCACCTACTCGCTGTATCTCCCCCGCTCGGCCGTCTCCGACGACGTCGAAGCGAGCTACGCCGAACTCGATCAGTTCGCCATCGACGCCCTTCGGGGCCTCGGGCTGGACGTCCGCCACGAGCCGCTCAACGACATCGCGCACCCCGACGGCAAGATCGGTGGGGCAGCCCAGCTCCGGACGGACGATGCTGTCGTTCATCACACGACGATGAGTTACGCCCTCGACATCGCGGAGATGCTCCGAGTCCTTCGAATCGGTGAGGAAAAGGTCTCCGACAAGGCCGTCGCGTCCGCCGAGAAACGCGTCGCTCGCATCAACGATCACGTCGACGCCAGCCGAAGCGAGGTTATCGAGACGATGATCGATACTGCCGGCGACTCCTATGCCACTGTTGAGGGCGAACTATCCGAGAGCACCCTCGCGGATGCCCGTACGCTCGCCGACGAGCAATTTGCCACCGACGAGTGGAACCGCCAACTATAG
- a CDS encoding lipoate protein ligase C-terminal domain-containing protein: MTRSGSVKVPDGKLVEVTLTGDERIESARVTGDFFLEPPEARAELEAALEGKPLDVDREALVEAIEAVDAQFIGFDADHLAEATMEAIA; encoded by the coding sequence ATGACACGCAGTGGCTCAGTCAAGGTACCCGACGGTAAACTCGTCGAGGTGACGCTCACCGGCGACGAACGCATCGAATCCGCCCGCGTGACGGGCGATTTCTTCCTCGAACCGCCCGAGGCGCGAGCCGAACTGGAAGCGGCACTCGAAGGCAAGCCCCTGGACGTCGACCGCGAGGCGCTGGTCGAAGCGATCGAGGCCGTCGACGCGCAGTTCATCGGCTTCGACGCCGATCATCTGGCCGAGGCGACGATGGAGGCGATCGCATGA
- a CDS encoding OsmC family protein, which translates to MVDISLTTTNESEFDTESVIGDFAVGIDPMTETGPDPNSVLVADYAACFLPAVRMGARKSGYDDLGKMEIEAEADLTDQNNLESISFTLKVEADVENPQELVELGEQYCHVHTALREELHADVTVETDAFETVSAAA; encoded by the coding sequence ATGGTGGATATCAGTCTGACGACGACGAACGAGAGCGAGTTCGACACGGAGAGCGTTATCGGTGACTTCGCGGTCGGGATCGACCCGATGACTGAGACCGGCCCCGATCCGAACTCGGTACTGGTCGCCGACTACGCGGCGTGTTTCCTGCCGGCGGTTCGGATGGGTGCGCGCAAATCCGGCTACGATGATCTCGGAAAAATGGAGATAGAAGCCGAGGCCGACCTGACCGACCAGAACAACCTCGAGTCGATCAGCTTCACGCTGAAAGTCGAGGCCGACGTCGAAAACCCCCAGGAACTGGTCGAACTGGGCGAGCAGTACTGCCACGTCCACACGGCGCTGCGCGAGGAACTGCACGCCGACGTGACCGTCGAGACCGACGCCTTCGAGACGGTGTCCGCCGCGGCCTAG
- the lpdA gene encoding dihydrolipoyl dehydrogenase, with protein sequence MIVGAGPGGYVAAIRAAKLGLDVTLVERDAYGGTCLNYGCIPSKALIHGSDLAHEVRNAEHLGITAEVDVDFDQLVDWKDGVVDQLTGGVENLCRAAGATLVEGTARFVDDHVAEIETADGTSTLAFENAIVATGSRVLEIPGFEPDGEYILDSRDALDLPEVPGSLVVVGAGYIGMELSTVFAKLGTDVTVVEMLDDVLPTYEADISRVVREEATDLGIDFRFGELAADWERDGDGVVVHTESEDGPAAELEADAILAVPGREPVTDTVGLDAIGIEPDEDGFIPTDAQGRTERPHVFAIGDVAGEPMLAHKASHEGEVAAAAIAGEPAALDHTAMPAAVFTDPEVATVGMTSEEADDAGYTPAVGQMPLSGNGRALTVEAPEGFVRIVADEPTGTVLGAQIVAPEASELVGEVALAVERGLTLEELAGTVHTHPTLSEAVMEAAADAAGEAVHTR encoded by the coding sequence CTGATCGTCGGGGCCGGGCCGGGCGGCTACGTCGCCGCGATTCGGGCCGCCAAGCTCGGACTCGATGTCACGCTCGTCGAGCGCGACGCCTACGGCGGGACCTGTCTGAACTACGGTTGCATCCCCTCGAAGGCGCTTATCCACGGGAGTGACCTCGCCCACGAGGTACGGAACGCCGAACACCTCGGGATCACTGCGGAGGTCGACGTCGACTTCGACCAGCTCGTCGACTGGAAAGACGGCGTCGTCGACCAACTCACCGGCGGCGTCGAGAACCTCTGTCGGGCGGCCGGGGCCACGCTCGTCGAGGGGACCGCGCGATTCGTCGACGACCACGTCGCCGAGATCGAGACAGCGGACGGGACCTCGACGCTCGCCTTCGAGAACGCGATCGTCGCGACCGGCAGCCGCGTCCTCGAGATTCCCGGGTTCGAACCCGACGGCGAGTACATCCTCGACTCACGGGATGCGCTCGATCTCCCAGAGGTCCCTGGCTCGCTGGTCGTCGTCGGCGCGGGCTACATCGGGATGGAACTGTCGACCGTCTTCGCGAAGCTCGGGACGGACGTGACGGTCGTTGAGATGCTCGATGACGTGCTCCCGACCTACGAAGCGGACATCTCGCGGGTGGTCCGCGAGGAAGCCACCGACCTGGGGATCGACTTCCGGTTTGGCGAACTCGCCGCCGACTGGGAACGGGACGGCGACGGCGTCGTCGTCCACACCGAAAGTGAGGACGGGCCCGCAGCGGAGCTCGAGGCCGATGCAATTCTCGCGGTACCCGGCCGGGAGCCGGTCACCGACACGGTCGGACTCGACGCGATCGGGATCGAACCCGACGAGGACGGATTCATCCCGACCGACGCACAGGGTCGGACCGAGCGCCCGCACGTCTTCGCTATCGGCGACGTAGCCGGCGAACCGATGCTCGCGCACAAGGCCAGCCACGAGGGTGAGGTCGCCGCGGCCGCGATCGCTGGTGAACCCGCCGCGCTCGATCACACGGCGATGCCCGCGGCAGTCTTTACCGATCCTGAAGTCGCGACAGTCGGGATGACGTCCGAGGAAGCCGACGACGCCGGTTATACGCCCGCTGTCGGGCAAATGCCGCTGAGCGGAAACGGTCGCGCGCTGACCGTCGAGGCACCCGAGGGCTTCGTCCGGATCGTCGCCGACGAGCCGACCGGTACTGTCCTCGGCGCTCAGATCGTTGCGCCCGAAGCCTCCGAACTTGTCGGCGAGGTCGCGCTGGCGGTCGAACGCGGTCTCACGCTGGAAGAACTCGCCGGTACCGTCCACACTCACCCGACCCTCTCGGAAGCGGTCATGGAGGCCGCCGCCGACGCCGCCGGCGAAGCCGTCCACACACGCTGA
- a CDS encoding C4-dicarboxylate transporter — protein MSQVNSTSTERSRIANTVEFFGPQWFGSTMGTGALGVALALVGAQLGVGALLPFAQFFVALTAVMTVTYTVPWLARMWLYPGRVWDDLTHPIRSQFFPTMPITLIVLGLGIAQTMSDIVPTSVLEPLLTGLFVVGSAGIFGFGLLVVSIMFTNDRIGTEHGVFAWYIPPVSHLVIPLLGFELVAGHLAGTMMGQLVFLLSMIALGIGSFMFLFFGSIVLHRYAYESLPREKLAPTFVIGLAPTAVLTIAVVKLAHALEAGTGLGLATEPLIPGLKLVALVLWGFSAWWFVLTAALVTHYVTRRTHPFFFTWWAYTFPLGAFALSAGSLGSFLGISAFVPVLVAVTGLLTAVWLVTAVLTTRMVVRGHAFTPE, from the coding sequence ATGAGCCAGGTCAATTCGACATCGACGGAGCGATCGAGGATCGCGAATACGGTCGAGTTCTTCGGCCCACAGTGGTTCGGTTCGACGATGGGAACTGGGGCGCTCGGGGTCGCACTCGCGCTGGTCGGAGCGCAACTCGGCGTCGGCGCACTGCTCCCGTTCGCGCAGTTTTTCGTCGCGCTGACGGCCGTGATGACGGTTACCTACACCGTGCCGTGGCTGGCGCGGATGTGGCTCTACCCCGGCCGCGTGTGGGACGACCTGACCCATCCGATCCGGAGTCAGTTCTTCCCGACGATGCCGATCACGCTGATCGTCCTCGGGCTCGGAATCGCGCAGACGATGAGCGACATCGTCCCGACGAGCGTGCTCGAACCGCTATTGACGGGGCTGTTCGTCGTCGGGAGCGCCGGTATCTTCGGGTTCGGGCTGCTCGTCGTCTCGATCATGTTCACGAACGACCGGATCGGGACCGAGCACGGCGTCTTCGCCTGGTACATCCCGCCCGTGAGCCATCTCGTCATTCCGCTACTGGGCTTCGAACTCGTCGCCGGCCACCTCGCCGGCACAATGATGGGCCAGCTCGTGTTTCTGCTTTCGATGATCGCCCTGGGGATCGGGAGCTTCATGTTCCTGTTTTTCGGATCGATCGTTCTGCACCGCTACGCCTACGAGAGTCTCCCGCGCGAGAAGCTCGCGCCGACGTTCGTCATCGGGCTGGCTCCGACGGCCGTGCTCACCATCGCGGTCGTGAAACTCGCGCACGCGCTGGAAGCCGGCACCGGGCTCGGGCTGGCGACCGAGCCACTGATACCGGGGTTGAAGCTCGTCGCGCTGGTGCTATGGGGCTTTTCGGCCTGGTGGTTTGTGCTGACCGCCGCGCTGGTGACCCACTACGTCACTCGCCGGACCCACCCGTTCTTTTTCACCTGGTGGGCCTACACCTTCCCGCTCGGTGCCTTCGCCCTATCGGCGGGATCGCTCGGTAGCTTCCTCGGAATCAGTGCGTTCGTGCCTGTCCTCGTGGCCGTGACCGGACTACTGACGGCCGTCTGGCTCGTCACCGCAGTTCTCACCACTCGCATGGTCGTCCGCGGCCACGCGTTCACTCCGGAATAA
- the pdo gene encoding protein disulfide oxidoreductase — MSVLSADDRSQVNELLSTLEETVTVHVFTEDDCQYCEETLDLYEDVEGESDDIVIETHDMNDPLAEELGATKYDGAPVTVITRDGVTGVRYFGIPSGQEFSAFLQGLIAVAQGPGATELPDEVREKVQNIDQPVNIKVFVTPTCPHCPQAVQVAHQMAIENEGITADGIESQEFMELSQEYGVRGVPQINVNDDGQFTGGLPPEQFVDEVLSALE; from the coding sequence ATGTCAGTCCTCTCCGCAGACGACCGCAGTCAAGTCAACGAACTTCTGAGCACCCTCGAGGAGACAGTCACCGTCCACGTATTCACCGAGGACGATTGTCAGTATTGCGAGGAGACGCTCGATCTCTACGAAGACGTCGAAGGCGAAAGCGACGACATCGTCATCGAGACCCACGACATGAACGATCCGCTGGCCGAGGAACTGGGCGCGACCAAGTACGACGGCGCGCCCGTCACCGTCATCACTCGCGATGGCGTCACCGGCGTCCGGTACTTCGGTATCCCGTCGGGCCAGGAGTTCAGCGCCTTCCTGCAGGGACTCATCGCAGTCGCACAGGGCCCCGGCGCGACGGAGCTACCCGACGAAGTTCGCGAGAAAGTCCAGAATATCGACCAGCCGGTCAACATCAAGGTGTTCGTGACGCCGACCTGTCCGCACTGCCCGCAGGCAGTTCAGGTGGCCCATCAGATGGCGATCGAAAACGAGGGGATCACCGCCGACGGGATCGAGTCCCAGGAGTTCATGGAACTCTCCCAGGAGTACGGCGTCCGGGGCGTCCCGCAGATCAACGTTAACGACGACGGGCAGTTCACCGGCGGACTCCCGCCCGAGCAGTTCGTCGACGAGGTTCTCTCCGCTCTCGAATAA
- the tsaA gene encoding tRNA (N6-threonylcarbamoyladenosine(37)-N6)-methyltransferase TrmO has protein sequence MEKVTYDPIGEIRSPFEEPSAVPVDPDEPSGAAGRVELDPEFEPGLDGLDGFSHVTILAHLHRSPADTLRAHPPFADGLEVGVFATASPNRPNPIAQTVVRLDSIEGTTLYVEGLDLLDGTPVLDLKPFAPKPSLLEELETGWIGEHLDQEY, from the coding sequence ATGGAGAAGGTAACCTACGACCCGATCGGCGAGATCCGGTCACCGTTCGAGGAGCCGTCGGCGGTCCCGGTCGATCCGGACGAACCGTCGGGCGCGGCCGGACGGGTCGAACTCGACCCCGAGTTCGAACCGGGTCTCGATGGACTCGACGGATTCTCACACGTTACGATCCTCGCACACCTGCACCGGAGTCCGGCTGACACGCTCCGGGCGCACCCGCCGTTCGCGGATGGGCTCGAAGTTGGCGTGTTCGCCACTGCCAGCCCGAATCGGCCGAACCCGATCGCCCAGACGGTCGTCCGACTCGACTCGATCGAGGGGACGACGCTGTACGTCGAAGGGCTGGACCTGCTGGATGGAACGCCCGTGCTCGATCTCAAGCCGTTCGCGCCGAAGCCGTCGCTGCTGGAGGAGTTGGAAACGGGCTGGATCGGCGAACACCTCGATCAGGAGTACTGA
- a CDS encoding aldo/keto reductase has translation MDLPPVGLGTMGIDEPSAISTALEVGYRHLDTAQIYENERVVGEGLADSALPREGVTLATKLWVDSLAPGDVESGTRASLDRLGVDRVDLLYVHRPRGGYDPEGTMAALETVRERGLTEHLAVSNFTPEQYERAQAHCDAPLVANQVEFHPLFQQSDLLDHAREHGYTVVAYSPLAGGEVFDVPEIRAVAEKHDTSPAAVSIAWVLSHENVVTIPKASSREHLEANLAARELRLDHGDIERIDGIEREVELFPE, from the coding sequence ATGGACCTCCCGCCAGTCGGTCTCGGCACGATGGGTATCGACGAGCCGTCCGCAATTTCGACGGCACTCGAGGTCGGCTATCGACATCTCGATACCGCACAGATATACGAGAACGAACGCGTCGTCGGCGAGGGGCTGGCCGACAGCGCTCTCCCGCGCGAAGGCGTGACGCTGGCGACGAAACTCTGGGTGGACTCGCTCGCACCTGGGGACGTCGAATCGGGAACGCGGGCCAGCCTCGATCGGCTCGGTGTCGATCGGGTCGATCTGCTGTACGTTCACCGGCCTCGCGGCGGCTACGATCCCGAGGGGACGATGGCCGCACTCGAAACCGTCCGCGAGCGGGGCCTGACCGAACACCTCGCGGTGAGCAACTTCACGCCCGAGCAGTACGAGCGTGCCCAGGCCCACTGTGACGCCCCGCTGGTCGCAAACCAGGTCGAGTTCCACCCCCTGTTTCAGCAGTCGGACCTGCTCGATCACGCCCGTGAACACGGCTACACAGTGGTCGCGTACTCGCCGCTGGCCGGCGGCGAGGTGTTCGACGTACCCGAGATCCGGGCGGTCGCTGAGAAACACGACACCTCGCCGGCGGCTGTCTCGATCGCCTGGGTCCTCTCACACGAAAACGTCGTCACGATTCCGAAGGCCTCCAGTCGCGAGCACCTCGAAGCGAACCTCGCCGCGCGCGAACTCCGGCTCGATCACGGGGACATCGAGCGCATCGACGGGATCGAACGCGAGGTCGAGCTGTTCCCCGAGTAA